One genomic region from Actinomycetes bacterium encodes:
- a CDS encoding geranylgeranyl reductase family protein, producing METLETDVLVVGAGPAGAAAAAWCARSGLQTILLDAAEFPRDKPCGDGLTPRAVAEMRRLGMAGWLQDRPANWGLRAHGFGKTWHLPWPGGAMPSTGSAAARTELDAAILEQALTSGTQFLPGARVVAVDVDHKLRGVEVITVSGTRYIRCRRAVIADGARSPVGRMLGREWHRETVYGVAARGYAKSMRADDPWISSHLELRGADDEILSGYGWIFPLGNGQVNLGVGTLATVQRPADVNLRKLLQHYFDGQREEWQLLGTPEAVRSALLPMGGAVSGVAGPNWTLIGDAAGCVNPLNGEGIDYGLETGRLAAELFDHGAGIDSDISQVWIDALSSHYGPSFSVARRLAGFLTQPELLRRAGPVGMRSRWLMTVALRLMGNLVTEEDHDAVAGIWRFAGRSSLLLDQRPPFAA from the coding sequence ATGGAAACCCTTGAGACTGATGTCCTCGTAGTCGGAGCAGGGCCGGCAGGCGCCGCCGCTGCAGCCTGGTGTGCTCGCTCCGGACTGCAAACGATTCTCTTGGACGCCGCTGAATTTCCCCGCGACAAGCCCTGCGGTGACGGCCTGACCCCGCGAGCGGTCGCCGAAATGCGGCGGTTGGGGATGGCGGGCTGGTTGCAAGACCGTCCTGCGAACTGGGGGCTGCGGGCGCACGGCTTTGGTAAGACGTGGCACCTGCCGTGGCCGGGGGGAGCAATGCCCAGCACTGGCAGTGCGGCAGCTCGCACCGAACTCGACGCTGCCATCTTGGAGCAGGCACTCACGAGCGGGACGCAGTTCCTGCCGGGCGCTCGAGTGGTTGCGGTAGATGTTGATCACAAACTGCGAGGTGTCGAGGTCATAACGGTGTCGGGGACTCGCTATATCCGTTGCCGGCGAGCGGTCATTGCCGACGGCGCCCGGTCACCGGTCGGGCGAATGCTGGGCCGCGAGTGGCACCGCGAGACGGTCTATGGGGTGGCCGCCCGGGGATACGCAAAAAGCATGCGGGCAGATGATCCGTGGATTTCGTCTCACCTGGAACTGCGGGGGGCCGACGACGAAATCCTGAGCGGCTACGGCTGGATCTTCCCGCTAGGGAATGGCCAGGTCAACCTTGGCGTCGGGACGCTAGCCACGGTGCAGCGGCCCGCTGACGTCAACCTACGGAAACTGCTGCAGCACTACTTTGACGGTCAACGAGAAGAGTGGCAGCTCTTGGGCACGCCTGAAGCGGTTAGATCAGCGCTGCTTCCGATGGGTGGGGCAGTCAGTGGTGTCGCGGGCCCGAACTGGACTCTGATCGGTGATGCAGCAGGTTGCGTGAACCCGCTGAATGGCGAAGGAATTGACTACGGATTGGAGACCGGCCGCCTTGCCGCGGAGCTGTTTGATCACGGTGCGGGGATCGACAGTGACATCAGCCAAGTCTGGATTGATGCGTTGTCCTCGCACTATGGACCGTCCTTTTCCGTTGCTCGCCGACTGGCCGGATTCCTGACTCAGCCGGAACTGCTGCGACGAGCTGGTCCGGTCGGCATGCGTTCGCGCTGGCTGATGACGGTGGCCTTGCGGCTGATGGGAAATCTGGTGACCGAGGAAGACCACGACGCGGTCGCGGGAATCTGGAGATTTGCTGGTCGTAGTTCGTTACTGCTTGACCAGCGCCCGCCGTTTGCTGCCTAG